The Mucilaginibacter terrenus genome has a segment encoding these proteins:
- a CDS encoding response regulator, with amino-acid sequence MAKRILIIDDDEDILEILNIVFQDEGYDVVVSNTSEAADHISVIHPDIVLLDVRIKGSTKNGLQICAEIKSLYPDLKLPVILVSGEHDLASLAKQCGADGFIPKPFDIFKMTMQVNKHLM; translated from the coding sequence ATGGCAAAACGGATACTTATAATTGACGATGACGAGGATATTTTGGAGATACTTAATATAGTGTTCCAGGATGAAGGGTATGATGTGGTAGTTTCGAATACCAGCGAGGCAGCGGATCATATATCTGTTATCCACCCGGACATTGTATTGCTAGATGTAAGGATAAAAGGCAGCACTAAAAACGGGCTGCAAATATGTGCCGAAATAAAGTCGCTCTATCCAGATTTAAAGTTGCCGGTTATACTTGTTTCGGGTGAGCACGACCTTGCTTCGTTAGCTAAACAATGCGGTGCAGACGGTTTCATACCAAAGCCGTTTGATATCTTCAAAATGACAATGCAGGTAAATAAGCACCTTATGTAA
- a CDS encoding YciE/YciF ferroxidase family protein, whose amino-acid sequence MSNDTNKPEPRKKISLGSKKLRGFFLSHLDKIYSAKAHLVNHLPTIKEEAHFADLKIAVRETIEDVERQMARMEVIYELLDSSPNNANCGGLAGLVDDAFEDIKKHAKENELRDMSIVFYLQNIESLEMASFQVLQMAAVKLRNKQIKQLLRENYDEAKADRTLLLLIGSKYIVSSTGS is encoded by the coding sequence ATGAGCAACGATACAAATAAGCCCGAACCAAGAAAGAAAATAAGCCTCGGCTCTAAAAAATTACGGGGATTTTTCCTCTCCCACCTCGATAAAATTTATTCTGCAAAAGCACACCTGGTGAACCATCTGCCTACTATTAAAGAGGAAGCTCACTTCGCCGATCTTAAGATAGCCGTTCGGGAAACTATAGAGGATGTAGAACGACAAATGGCACGCATGGAAGTTATTTATGAGTTGCTGGACTCCAGCCCTAACAATGCAAATTGCGGAGGGCTTGCGGGCCTTGTTGACGATGCCTTTGAAGACATAAAAAAACATGCTAAAGAAAATGAACTGCGCGATATGTCTATCGTGTTCTATCTTCAAAATATAGAGAGCCTGGAAATGGCGTCGTTCCAGGTTTTGCAAATGGCTGCCGTTAAGCTCAGGAACAAACAGATAAAACAACTGCTTAGAGAAAATTACGACGAAGCAAAAGCCGACCGTACGCTGTTGCTGCTTATCGGCTCCAAATATATTGTGTCCAGCACGGGAAGTTAG
- a CDS encoding zinc-dependent alcohol dehydrogenase: MDKMKAALKTEKGDFEISEVERPTLPAPDWVLVNIKVVGICGTDLRHWKKAEPHLACKIMGHETAGEVVAVGDQVKDLKVGDRVVVETVLGDESCDWCRVQQYNLCPNLYPVRSETVSRDFAEYVIAPAKKCYKLPENVSYKEATLLDTFSVALHAIQLSQIKLNDKVVVIGAGCIGLGQLQLAKICGADVVIIDKVDSALQLAKELGADVVINSDKEDPKDKVMAFTNGRGADIVFECAGGEAMPITLPQATTFARRGGKVVIVGGFDEGITTIGLEWQRMQMSEIKLIGSASYSYWDIYPEMQMSLELLAKGKLNAKKMISHSFALDDINQAFETAKNKQETAAVFVALTT; this comes from the coding sequence ATGGATAAGATGAAGGCTGCCTTAAAGACCGAAAAAGGCGATTTTGAGATCTCTGAAGTTGAACGCCCCACGCTCCCGGCACCAGATTGGGTGCTTGTAAATATAAAGGTGGTGGGAATATGCGGAACCGACCTGCGGCACTGGAAAAAAGCAGAACCCCACCTGGCATGCAAAATAATGGGCCATGAAACTGCGGGCGAAGTTGTTGCCGTTGGCGATCAGGTAAAAGATTTGAAAGTTGGCGACCGCGTAGTAGTAGAGACAGTATTGGGTGATGAAAGCTGCGACTGGTGCCGCGTACAGCAATATAATTTATGCCCTAATCTATACCCGGTAAGATCAGAAACTGTATCGCGCGACTTTGCTGAGTATGTAATTGCTCCGGCGAAAAAATGCTATAAACTGCCGGAGAACGTAAGTTACAAAGAAGCTACTTTGCTCGACACCTTTTCGGTGGCATTACATGCCATACAGCTAAGCCAAATAAAGTTAAACGACAAGGTGGTTGTAATTGGAGCAGGCTGCATTGGCTTAGGTCAGTTACAACTCGCTAAAATTTGCGGGGCTGATGTTGTTATTATAGATAAAGTAGACTCCGCTCTGCAACTCGCTAAAGAACTTGGTGCCGATGTAGTAATTAACTCTGATAAAGAGGATCCAAAAGATAAAGTAATGGCTTTTACCAATGGGCGCGGTGCTGATATAGTTTTTGAATGTGCCGGTGGCGAGGCAATGCCCATTACGCTTCCGCAGGCCACAACCTTTGCACGAAGGGGCGGCAAGGTGGTTATAGTAGGTGGTTTTGACGAAGGCATCACCACCATAGGTTTGGAGTGGCAGCGGATGCAAATGTCCGAAATAAAGCTTATTGGAAGCGCGAGTTATTCGTACTGGGACATCTATCCTGAAATGCAAATGAGCTTGGAACTTTTAGCAAAGGGAAAACTCAACGCAAAAAAAATGATCAGCCATAGTTTTGCACTGGACGATATTAACCAGGCATTCGAAACAGCTAAAAACAAGCAGGAAACTGCAGCCGTATTTGTAGCGCTAACTACATAA
- a CDS encoding SDR family oxidoreductase yields the protein MTAETDKLLHDILPGTVNGLSIIITGGTTGIGRIAAIALAQQGANVLFAGRDQQHLDDTLASVKGQEFSGNLHGIVADLATSEGIDHLFSEADERFSKLDVLINNAALAFQSVSEGDYADWEEVVKTNVLGYMGCTRKALDRMRANKSGHIVNIGSMSADIREQNSSIYVATKSAIQGFSEALRKEVNEAGIKVTLIEPGAVGTDMQPVSVPDQQEKEENLEMLKAEDIAGAILFALCQPKRCDVVNIQIRPHLQLI from the coding sequence ATGACAGCTGAAACAGATAAGTTATTACACGACATTTTACCCGGAACGGTAAACGGTTTATCAATTATTATAACAGGTGGTACAACCGGTATTGGAAGGATCGCGGCAATAGCATTAGCGCAGCAAGGTGCAAACGTGCTCTTTGCCGGGCGCGATCAGCAGCACCTGGATGATACCCTTGCCAGCGTAAAAGGGCAGGAATTTAGTGGAAATTTGCACGGCATTGTTGCCGATTTGGCCACCAGCGAAGGAATAGACCATTTATTTAGTGAAGCGGACGAACGTTTCTCTAAGCTAGATGTATTGATCAATAACGCTGCGCTTGCGTTCCAAAGCGTGAGCGAAGGAGATTATGCTGACTGGGAAGAGGTTGTTAAAACAAACGTTCTGGGCTACATGGGTTGTACCCGCAAGGCACTGGACCGTATGAGAGCTAATAAAAGCGGCCACATTGTAAATATTGGATCGATGAGTGCCGATATAAGAGAGCAAAATAGCTCTATATACGTTGCAACAAAGTCGGCCATACAAGGCTTTTCAGAAGCGCTGCGTAAAGAGGTTAACGAAGCGGGTATTAAGGTTACCCTTATAGAACCAGGCGCGGTAGGTACAGATATGCAGCCGGTAAGTGTACCGGATCAGCAGGAAAAAGAGGAAAACCTCGAAATGTTAAAAGCTGAGGATATTGCCGGCGCCATCTTGTTTGCGTTATGTCAGCCAAAACGTTGCGATGTAGTTAATATACAAATAAGGCCGCATTTGCAGCTGATATAA
- a CDS encoding DUF6766 family protein: protein MPDSPLKYSFFKRNGLTLFFLALFIITLVAQAFTGWKQNNQEIQEKGGQALTFGAYLGSGHFFSATFENFQSEFLQMGMYVLCTVGLRQIGSAESKSMEGEEEVDREPKPGPDAPFAVRKGGWLLWVYSNSLSLCFLGLFLLSWAGHLYGSFTNHNDEQMLMHKPQEDLLTYLSEPEFWFETFQNWQSEFLSIVSIVFLTIYLRQKGSPESKPVDAPHMETGK, encoded by the coding sequence ATGCCTGACTCTCCATTAAAATATTCCTTCTTTAAGCGCAACGGGTTGACACTATTTTTTTTGGCGCTTTTCATTATTACTCTGGTTGCCCAGGCATTCACCGGATGGAAACAAAACAACCAGGAGATACAGGAAAAAGGCGGACAAGCACTAACGTTTGGCGCCTACCTCGGATCGGGCCATTTCTTTTCCGCCACTTTCGAGAACTTTCAAAGCGAGTTTTTGCAGATGGGGATGTATGTACTTTGCACTGTAGGATTACGGCAGATAGGATCGGCAGAATCTAAAAGTATGGAGGGCGAAGAAGAGGTAGACCGTGAACCTAAACCCGGGCCCGATGCACCTTTTGCTGTTCGCAAAGGTGGCTGGCTGTTATGGGTTTATAGTAATTCATTGTCTTTGTGTTTCCTGGGTTTGTTCCTTTTGAGTTGGGCAGGGCATTTGTATGGCAGCTTTACCAACCACAACGACGAGCAAATGCTGATGCATAAACCACAGGAAGATCTGCTAACTTATTTGAGTGAACCAGAATTTTGGTTTGAAACATTTCAAAACTGGCAAAGTGAGTTTTTGTCTATCGTGTCTATCGTGTTCCTCACCATCTACTTGCGTCAAAAGGGCTCGCCTGAATCAAAGCCTGTTGATGCACCACATATGGAAACAGGTAAGTAA
- a CDS encoding hydroxypyruvate isomerase family protein translates to MKRRNFMQSSLLAGASLLAGNAVKANIAGKPAGDKIAGKPFNLNYGIHDGMFKNHAGDDFINQIKFAYDQGFRAIEDNGMSGRPVEQQKKIGDTLAKLGMGMGVFVQPGLSNDGNMLATGKSDQVDNFIKSCTQAVEVAKRINSKLVTVVPGDFQRNLPIGIQMGNVIEAIKKGVAVLEPHGIVMVLEPLSDNPNLFLRTPDQGFEICKAVGSPSCKILYDMYHVQRNQGNILPTLDWASDEIGYYQVGDNPGRNEPGTGEINYKNIFKHIYNKGYKGVVGMEHGIAGKGKAGELALIQAYREADSFL, encoded by the coding sequence ATGAAACGCAGAAACTTCATGCAAAGCTCGCTGCTGGCAGGTGCATCGCTGCTTGCAGGCAATGCTGTAAAAGCAAATATAGCTGGCAAACCGGCGGGAGATAAGATAGCCGGCAAACCGTTCAATTTAAATTACGGCATTCACGATGGCATGTTTAAAAACCATGCAGGTGATGACTTTATTAATCAGATAAAGTTTGCTTACGACCAAGGTTTTAGGGCGATTGAAGACAACGGAATGTCTGGCAGGCCGGTAGAACAACAAAAGAAAATAGGCGATACCCTGGCCAAGTTGGGCATGGGAATGGGCGTGTTTGTGCAGCCGGGCTTAAGTAACGATGGTAATATGCTGGCGACAGGCAAAAGCGACCAGGTAGATAATTTTATAAAGTCGTGTACGCAGGCCGTCGAAGTTGCCAAGCGAATTAACAGTAAACTGGTAACAGTGGTACCCGGCGACTTTCAACGAAACCTACCTATAGGAATACAAATGGGGAATGTTATAGAAGCTATCAAAAAAGGAGTTGCTGTTTTGGAGCCTCACGGCATTGTTATGGTGCTGGAGCCACTAAGCGACAACCCGAACCTTTTTCTGCGCACACCAGACCAGGGATTTGAGATATGTAAAGCCGTAGGCAGCCCATCCTGCAAAATATTGTATGACATGTACCACGTACAGCGCAACCAGGGCAACATACTTCCTACCCTTGACTGGGCATCTGATGAAATTGGCTACTACCAGGTTGGCGATAACCCCGGCCGCAACGAACCCGGTACTGGTGAAATAAACTATAAAAATATATTTAAGCACATCTATAACAAAGGGTACAAAGGGGTAGTAGGGATGGAACATGGTATTGCCGGGAAAGGCAAAGCTGGCGAGCTCGCGCTGATACAGGCCTACCGTGAGGCAGACAGCTTTTTATAA
- a CDS encoding GNAT family N-acetyltransferase, whose translation MIRQALPEDAPQIAPLIILAMGPLAAKFANTDDTNATRALFERFIGEPLNQYSYQNILVDTEEDAIRGMIMGYDGAQLDVLRSRFLDYIRGTLGFEGTPEDETSAGEFYIDCLAVYPQYQGLGIAKELLKSTIEKAAANGHAVVGLLADVDNHKAQKLYTSMGFTICGKKYLLGGQHYHMQHNY comes from the coding sequence ATGATACGACAAGCCCTACCCGAGGACGCTCCGCAGATTGCCCCTTTGATAATTTTGGCGATGGGGCCGCTGGCAGCAAAGTTTGCCAATACAGACGATACCAACGCTACACGAGCGCTTTTCGAGCGTTTTATAGGAGAGCCGTTAAATCAGTATAGCTACCAAAACATTTTAGTTGATACAGAAGAAGATGCGATAAGAGGGATGATCATGGGATATGACGGCGCACAATTGGATGTGCTCCGCAGCCGCTTTCTTGATTATATACGCGGAACACTGGGCTTTGAGGGCACACCTGAGGATGAAACGTCTGCCGGTGAATTTTACATTGATTGCCTTGCTGTATATCCGCAATACCAGGGACTAGGCATCGCAAAAGAGTTGCTCAAAAGTACAATCGAAAAAGCAGCTGCCAACGGGCATGCTGTTGTAGGTTTACTGGCAGATGTTGATAATCATAAAGCTCAAAAGCTTTATACAAGCATGGGCTTTACTATTTGCGGCAAAAAATACCTTTTAGGAGGGCAGCATTACCATATGCAACACAATTATTGA
- a CDS encoding phospho-sugar mutase, translated as MQELDPTILQKVNSWLEGNYDADVKQQIQKMLDDKAYTELTDSFYRDLEFGTGGLRGIMGPGTNRINKYTIGSATQGLANYLKKTYPGEKIKVAIAHDSRNNSDLFAGITAEVFSANDIHVYFFNALRPTPELSFAVRHFGCKSGVMLTASHNPKEYNGYKAYGDDGGQYVAPHDKAVMDEVAAIKSVDDVKFNRVDANIEEIGEEIDQLYLDGIVKLSVSPDAIKRQKDLKIVYSPIHGTGITLVPKALEMFGFENVILVDEQTTPDGNFPTVVYPNPEEKEALTLAMKKAQETDADLVLATDPDADRVGIAVKNNKGEFILFNGNQTGSLLINYLLTAWQEKGKLTGNEYIVKTIVTTNLIEQIAKAKGVTFYNTLTGFKYIGELITKYKGQKTFIGGGEESYGYLVGELVRDKDAIVSAAFISEMTAFYKDKGSSLFDAMLETYIDYGFYKEKLISLTKKGKTGAEEIVAMMEKFRNNPPSELGGSKVITLKDYEKRIETDLTTNTTKPIELPLSDVLQFITEDGSIISARPSGTEPKIKFYCSVNGKLESKEAYAEADKQLDEKIKKIMTDLGVE; from the coding sequence ATGCAGGAACTAGACCCAACCATTCTCCAGAAAGTCAATTCATGGCTTGAAGGAAACTATGATGCCGACGTGAAACAGCAAATACAAAAAATGCTGGATGACAAAGCCTATACCGAACTGACAGATTCTTTTTACCGCGACCTTGAATTTGGTACCGGCGGCTTACGTGGTATAATGGGTCCTGGTACTAACCGCATAAACAAATACACAATAGGCTCGGCAACGCAGGGATTGGCCAATTACCTCAAAAAAACCTACCCCGGCGAAAAGATCAAGGTGGCCATAGCGCATGATAGCCGCAATAATTCCGACCTGTTTGCAGGTATAACTGCCGAGGTATTCTCTGCTAATGATATACATGTTTACTTTTTTAACGCTTTAAGGCCAACGCCAGAGTTGTCATTCGCGGTGCGCCACTTTGGTTGCAAGAGTGGTGTAATGCTCACGGCCTCTCATAACCCTAAGGAGTACAACGGCTACAAAGCTTACGGTGATGATGGCGGCCAGTACGTTGCTCCGCATGATAAAGCCGTGATGGATGAAGTTGCGGCAATCAAGAGCGTAGACGACGTTAAGTTTAATCGTGTTGATGCTAATATTGAAGAAATTGGTGAAGAAATAGACCAACTGTATCTTGATGGCATAGTAAAACTGTCGGTATCGCCTGACGCTATTAAACGCCAGAAGGACCTGAAGATCGTGTACTCTCCTATCCACGGAACGGGTATAACCTTAGTGCCTAAAGCGCTGGAAATGTTCGGATTTGAGAACGTTATTTTGGTTGATGAACAGACCACACCTGATGGTAACTTCCCTACCGTAGTTTATCCAAACCCGGAGGAAAAAGAAGCTCTCACCCTGGCAATGAAAAAAGCTCAGGAAACTGACGCTGACCTGGTATTGGCAACCGACCCGGATGCAGACCGTGTTGGTATTGCGGTAAAGAATAATAAAGGCGAGTTCATCCTATTTAATGGTAACCAAACCGGCAGCTTGCTTATTAACTACCTGCTCACCGCATGGCAGGAAAAAGGTAAACTTACCGGAAACGAATACATTGTTAAAACCATTGTAACCACCAACCTTATAGAGCAGATAGCTAAGGCTAAAGGCGTTACATTCTACAACACGCTTACAGGCTTTAAATACATAGGTGAACTGATCACCAAGTACAAGGGCCAAAAAACCTTTATTGGCGGCGGCGAGGAAAGCTACGGTTACCTTGTAGGCGAACTGGTTCGCGATAAGGATGCTATAGTATCGGCAGCTTTTATCTCTGAGATGACCGCCTTTTACAAAGATAAAGGCAGCAGCCTGTTTGATGCCATGCTGGAGACCTACATAGATTATGGCTTCTACAAAGAAAAATTGATCTCTTTAACCAAAAAGGGTAAAACAGGTGCCGAAGAGATCGTAGCGATGATGGAGAAATTCCGTAACAACCCGCCAAGTGAACTGGGTGGATCTAAGGTGATTACGCTTAAGGATTACGAAAAGCGTATAGAAACTGACCTTACCACCAATACCACTAAACCAATCGAGCTGCCATTATCAGACGTACTGCAGTTTATTACAGAGGATGGCAGCATCATCTCGGCACGCCCATCTGGTACCGAGCCGAAGATTAAGTTCTATTGCAGCGTTAACGGCAAACTGGAAAGCAAAGAAGCCTACGCTGAAGCCGATAAACAGCTTGACGAGAAGATCAAAAAGATCATGACCGACCTTGGAGTAGAATAG
- a CDS encoding PAS domain-containing sensor histidine kinase, with the protein MDIIQDGDFSFSNGTLKRDFELLTQAVNASISGIIITDNQQPDNPIIYCNEAFERITGYDRRDIIGHNCRFLQMDDRNQKEREILRNAVRNGEKCVVEIRNYRKNGELFWNELYMSPIQDEQGNVTYFIGVQNDITLRKKAEQELRQEKDKMEKRIEERTRLLKESEEYLASIVQTVRESLIVLDVDYNVISVNQHFLRTFKVSSEETEGKNMYQLGNGQWNIPRLKELLEKILPTNNPVIEFEVEHDFPHIGKKIMLLNAHRIELEGQFKDRILIAIEDITERRSIERRKDDFLSIASHELKTPLTTIKGYVSMLERLMPENAGEKFKGVVNKTSTYIDRLNNLIEELLDVSRIQTGNIELHKEAFDFDKMVRETVDGLQTANKSHRIVIKGKTTSNFVGDESHLVQVMSNLLSNAIKYSPERDEILVYLSLVSNYLKVSVTDYGMGISPEDQQKIFERFYRASDIQQRFPGMGIGLYICDQIIKNHGGSLWVESEKGKGSTFSFTLPVSERSAV; encoded by the coding sequence TTGGATATCATTCAGGACGGAGATTTTTCATTCTCCAACGGAACGCTTAAGAGAGATTTTGAACTGCTTACCCAAGCAGTCAATGCCTCTATATCGGGTATCATCATCACTGACAATCAGCAGCCCGATAACCCTATAATTTATTGCAACGAGGCCTTTGAACGTATCACAGGATACGACCGCCGGGATATAATTGGCCATAACTGCCGTTTTTTGCAGATGGACGACCGCAACCAAAAAGAGCGCGAGATATTGCGCAACGCGGTGCGGAATGGCGAGAAGTGCGTGGTGGAAATTCGTAATTACCGCAAAAACGGGGAGCTTTTCTGGAACGAATTGTACATGTCGCCTATACAGGATGAACAGGGCAACGTTACCTACTTTATTGGTGTACAAAACGATATTACCCTGCGTAAGAAAGCAGAACAGGAATTACGCCAGGAAAAAGATAAAATGGAAAAGCGCATTGAAGAGCGCACCCGTTTGTTAAAAGAAAGCGAAGAATACCTGGCCAGTATAGTGCAAACCGTACGGGAAAGCCTTATTGTGCTGGATGTAGATTATAACGTAATAAGTGTTAACCAGCACTTCCTGCGCACCTTTAAAGTATCAAGCGAGGAAACAGAAGGCAAGAACATGTACCAGCTTGGTAACGGGCAGTGGAATATACCCCGTTTGAAAGAGCTGCTGGAAAAAATACTCCCCACCAACAACCCCGTAATAGAGTTTGAAGTGGAGCATGATTTTCCGCATATCGGCAAAAAGATAATGCTGCTTAATGCACACCGTATAGAGCTAGAAGGCCAGTTTAAGGACCGTATTTTAATTGCGATCGAAGACATAACCGAGCGCCGCTCGATAGAACGCCGCAAGGATGATTTCCTGTCCATAGCCAGTCATGAGCTTAAAACCCCGCTGACCACGATTAAGGGCTATGTATCTATGCTGGAACGCCTGATGCCCGAAAATGCAGGTGAAAAATTTAAAGGTGTGGTAAACAAAACAAGCACCTATATAGACAGGCTTAACAACCTGATAGAAGAACTGCTGGATGTATCGCGCATACAAACCGGGAACATCGAGCTGCACAAAGAGGCGTTTGATTTTGACAAGATGGTGCGCGAAACGGTGGACGGACTGCAAACCGCAAACAAATCGCACCGGATTGTTATTAAGGGAAAAACCACCAGTAACTTTGTAGGCGATGAATCGCACCTGGTACAGGTGATGAGCAATCTTTTATCTAACGCCATAAAGTACTCTCCGGAGCGGGACGAAATATTGGTTTATTTATCACTTGTGAGCAACTATCTTAAAGTTTCTGTTACCGACTACGGCATGGGCATAAGCCCGGAGGACCAGCAAAAAATATTTGAACGTTTTTACCGCGCCAGCGACATACAGCAGCGCTTCCCGGGCATGGGCATTGGCCTGTACATATGCGACCAGATCATCAAAAACCATGGCGGATCATTATGGGTGGAAAGCGAAAAAGGCAAGGGCTCTACGTTTAGTTTTACATTGCCTGTAAGCGAGAGGAGCGCGGTATGA
- a CDS encoding response regulator transcription factor, giving the protein MTDKKILICDDDEGILDMLEMVLEDSGYTIIPERNSLNIYSLIEKEQPDLVLLDLWMPVLSGDQVLRTLRKNPRTKDMPVIVISASTEGQRIAADAGASEFVAKPFDVDKLIDKVQALLN; this is encoded by the coding sequence ATGACAGACAAAAAGATATTGATCTGTGATGACGATGAGGGCATACTGGATATGCTGGAAATGGTATTGGAAGACAGTGGATACACCATTATACCCGAACGTAACAGCCTGAACATTTACAGCCTTATAGAGAAAGAACAGCCTGATCTTGTATTGCTTGATCTTTGGATGCCTGTTTTATCAGGGGACCAGGTGCTGCGTACGCTAAGAAAAAACCCCCGCACTAAAGATATGCCGGTGATTGTTATTTCGGCAAGTACCGAAGGGCAGCGCATAGCTGCGGACGCCGGAGCCAGCGAATTCGTAGCTAAACCGTTTGATGTAGATAAACTTATTGACAAGGTGCAAGCCTTACTTAATTAG
- a CDS encoding lysylphosphatidylglycerol synthase transmembrane domain-containing protein, which yields MAHPTDQETVQAEQPELVKESKQKALQADKQEVTTVFNKSVIIKGAFWFALITVITIAGIFFYNNTGDTVKALSHISYKYIAICFVMLFVDLMLGSWRNHIYIRKLAPAVSHWVSFRANVANMFMGAVTPAHGGAGPAQIFVYTSNGVKFIDAFAVSLINMGATLIFMPLAGFVAITLMDTSSVSSFVPQMLRFGFTFFLLFLTAFMLAFWKPLWVGAAIRKIAQWLAVLLPKRKEKLHNWAENSFTSISNYQQTCSVIVKQHPFLFPLSLLITTVLYLNKYCLQWVILMGLGVNANLVQVIAFQVIIQFGIYFAPSPGGSGFAEVLISKLFGTIIPATLLPIFTLLQRSFLLFFPAMVGAYVVINLLRKQTMKKA from the coding sequence ATGGCACACCCCACGGATCAGGAGACAGTACAGGCAGAACAGCCGGAATTGGTAAAAGAAAGCAAGCAAAAGGCTTTACAGGCCGATAAGCAGGAAGTTACCACCGTATTTAACAAGTCTGTAATTATAAAAGGTGCCTTTTGGTTCGCGCTGATCACCGTAATCACTATCGCCGGTATTTTCTTTTATAACAACACCGGCGATACGGTAAAGGCCCTGTCGCACATATCTTACAAGTATATAGCAATTTGCTTTGTGATGCTTTTTGTGGACCTTATGCTGGGCAGCTGGCGCAACCACATTTACATTCGTAAACTGGCACCCGCGGTATCGCACTGGGTAAGTTTCAGGGCAAACGTAGCCAACATGTTTATGGGTGCGGTAACACCAGCGCATGGCGGTGCAGGCCCTGCCCAAATATTTGTATACACCAGCAATGGTGTGAAGTTTATTGATGCATTTGCCGTAAGCCTTATTAATATGGGCGCTACGCTTATATTTATGCCGTTGGCCGGCTTTGTTGCTATTACGCTGATGGACACCAGTTCGGTAAGTAGTTTTGTACCGCAAATGCTGCGCTTTGGGTTCACGTTCTTCCTGCTTTTCCTTACAGCATTCATGCTCGCCTTTTGGAAACCCTTGTGGGTAGGCGCGGCTATACGTAAAATAGCACAGTGGCTGGCTGTCTTACTTCCCAAGCGTAAAGAGAAACTGCACAACTGGGCCGAGAATTCTTTTACCAGCATCAGCAATTATCAGCAAACATGCAGTGTTATTGTAAAGCAGCACCCGTTCCTGTTTCCGCTTAGTTTGCTTATTACCACAGTACTTTACCTCAATAAATATTGCTTGCAATGGGTTATCCTGATGGGCCTGGGTGTTAATGCCAACCTGGTGCAGGTTATCGCTTTCCAGGTGATCATTCAGTTCGGTATCTATTTTGCGCCCAGCCCGGGGGGCAGCGGTTTTGCCGAGGTACTTATCTCCAAGCTGTTCGGTACCATTATCCCGGCTACGCTGCTGCCGATATTTACCCTGCTGCAACGTTCGTTCCTGCTGTTTTTCCCGGCAATGGTTGGCGCTTACGTGGTGATAAACCTGCTGCGCAAACAAACCATGAAGAAAGCGTAA